A segment of the Thermoproteales archaeon genome:
GCCGTGGCTTGTTACTAGGAGGTAGTCTGGTATGCCCGAGAATGATAGCTTTTTACATGCTAGGTATGGTGTTTTTTCTACGGTTAATGGCTTGTATTTTGCTATTATTGGTAGGATTTTCTTTTCATAATGGATTTCCCTTCCCATTTCCATATATTCCGTGGTTGTCTCCTTTACGCCTAGGACGTATTTTATATAGATTATAGTTGGACAATACGCGTAGTGTTTTACGTCTGTGACTGTGAAAGCTGTTTCTCCGAAACCCATAATAGTTTATTTTAACATAGTATTCATTAATGTTTTTCACATGGGATAATATAAAAGAAATCTCTCGGAATATTAGGAGAATATCGTTTGAGGGCGTTTCGGAGGAGCTTAGAGGCTGGAATTGGAGCGAGCCGCCTGTAGCTCCTTTGCACGATATTAAGCTTGGCGTATCGGATATAGTAACCGGTTACTGCGACTCTGGAAGAAACATTTACCTTAAATATGTTAAACATGCCCGCGAAAGACCGAATCCTATTCTCGAGAGAGGCTCTATCATACACATGATACATGAGAAAGCTGTGGCGACGGCTAAAAGGATAATATATAGCCTGCCCGATCTTTCTGGTGAAGAATTCCTTGACAAGTTTATAGGGGAAAAAGAAAAAGTGTCTGAAGCCGCTTTATCTAAGGTTAAGGTTTTTGGAAAAGAAAAGGTTTTATGGATTGTTGAAAAGCTTTGGATGAAAGCGGCTTTAACTTACTCGGCGCAGCTTGAAAACAGCATATCTAGATCACGGCATCTTTCTAGAGAAACCA
Coding sequences within it:
- the cas4a gene encoding type I-A CRISPR-associated protein Cas4/Csa1: MFFTWDNIKEISRNIRRISFEGVSEELRGWNWSEPPVAPLHDIKLGVSDIVTGYCDSGRNIYLKYVKHARERPNPILERGSIIHMIHEKAVATAKRIIYSLPDLSGEEFLDKFIGEKEKVSEAALSKVKVFGKEKVLWIVEKLWMKAALTYSAQLENSISRSRHLSRETIVSLTVPENAEFAIDGTLVGLTPTLRIDSLLPPGILVEIKTRPYKPEYELALAGYALAFESLYEVPVDHGVLLQVVLNEESKTVRFYQKIIAITDDLRTTFIERRDRLAGLVAMGEDPGMPSLCSPACPYLHVCKPAIERIARRP